The DNA sequence TCGTCAAAGGTCTTGAGAATGGGAACTGTACCCTCACAGCCATATCCGAGTGCATGTGCACCAACATCACTGTTCAAGCCGAGCTTTCAGAATGCGTGCAAATCTCCTGTCCGTTCAAAGACCAAGCTGGTGTGTACCTGTGCAATGCCATGGCTTTCTAAGGCTAACCGGCCCAGTTGCCTCCGTATTATCGAACCAAATATGCGTCGGGTATCCCATCGAGTCACGAGCACAACAGGTCAAGGCGGCTGCCATCGCCTGCGCGGCAGTGGCATTTCCCATCGTCATCTTACGATGCGTTGCCCGACTCATGGTTACCAAGAGGCTATGGTGGGACGACTGGACAGCCCTTGTAGCAACGGTAATATCAGCCATATCGTAGCATTAGCCATCGCCAACACCTAGCAGGTTTTCTTAATTGCCCTACTCGTTCTACAAACCCAAAGTAGGTACACCCACGACCAAGAGAGTCTTTGGCTTACGATTTTGATAGGCACAGACCTCGGATTCGGTCTTCATTTCTGGAACGTCGATGTGGCAAacgccaagaccatcttTCAGGTTCGCTCTCAGTCCCATACCGGTATGAATGATTCTTAACAAGCAAAGATATTCTACGCGACCCAGATACTCTACATCCTAATCCAAGTCTCGGCCAAAGCATCTCTGCTCGCCTTCTACTCACGAGTGTTCACGAGTCGCACCTTTCGGATAGCTGTTTGGTCAGCAGCCGCGTTTCTCATCGGTCAcggcctcatcttcttgggcttggtcaTATTCCAGTGCACCCCTATCGCTTCAGTCTGGAACCGAAATCTCAAGTCTAAATGCCTGAATCTTACCGCCATCGGCTACGCCGGTGCTGTCTTTAGCATTGTTGAGGAcattgccatcctcatcctgcCGATTCCCGAGCTGTTGAAGCTGCAGCTTGGGGGGCGGAAGAAGGCAGCTTTGTTGTTCATGTTCAGCATAGGATCTTTGTGAGTAATAGTGAGTATTAGCATGGTTGAAGCTAACAGACCCAGTGCCTGCGTCACGTCGATGGTGCGTCTGAAGTACCTAGTGAGCTTTGCTAGCACCCTCGATGCCACTTGTAAGTCGTATTTCAACCCTCGGCCGTCATCGACTAACATTCGGAAGGGGACAACGTCTATGTCGTTATCTGGTCCATGATCGAATTATCTTGCGCCTTGATCTGTGCCAGTCTCCCTGCGCTACGTCCCCTGATACAAATGCTGCCAGGAGTGTTGAGCACGGCCAGGGGATCCTCAGTCAAGCACACAACAGATACCAGTCGACGAAATGTGAATACTCATCCTAGCGTTTCCGCACGGATAGAAGATCTTCGGAGAACCAAGGGAGAGATGAGCAACCATGGCAAAATGGGGGATGCATACCTGGATATTGAGCCCAGTAGTAGGGGTGGAAGCTATGAGTTGCAGACAGTTGCAAGCGAGAGGCGGATGGTTTGATCGTTCTAATAATGATTTAATGAGCTTAGATTACCTTAATATGATAACTCACCTTATCGAGTCCCGGTTCTCTGCAGCCAATTAGTAATCTGTTTCTACTAGCCGGATACTTGACCCAGAATTTAGCAAAGGCACCACGCCACAACACTTCTGGCCCATATAACATTATCCATTGAATGCTTGTAGCTGGCTTCCATTGTACAGCGTCTTCCAACTTGGATGGAGCTATTAGAGCCACCACAACCTCTACAGATACTTGATATCAAAAGGCACTGTCTCAGCAAAGTCCCagtcatcctccttctcagcatcaCCAAACACCCTCAGAGCGCTGAAAACAATCTTGTACCTGCCTGCGGGAACAACTGTCCCATCAGCAAGTTCCCCTGTAAAGCCGAGCCTGTAGTTCCTCCGGATTACCCAAACATCCGGAAATCCGGGCATGTTCCCGATGCTGCGAACGGAGAAGAATTTGGTGACGGGGAGTTCCGTGTCCGTCAGCGCCACGACGTCTGCTCGGACAATTTGCGTTCCGAAGAGTAGACTGGCTACAATGCTTGGGTATTCGACTTGGCTACCTGGAGGTGGAGTTGTACCAGGTTGGGGGATGGTAAATGTCTTGTTGGCTGGTTCTGGTCGGCCATAGGTGCCCAGGAAAGTTCCATACTCAACGCCTTGCAGCAATACGGGAGTCTTGCTAATGCTCCCTGCAACGCCCATGTAAGGGATACTGTATGCTTTTCCATTGTCTACCGAGAGGGTGATAAGGCCGCTGTATACGGGTAGCTGTGTTGCATTGACGTTCTTGGGTGGGATAGCCGTGACGCTCACTTCACCAGATGAACCCGCTGGAACAGCCAACTCTCTAATGACAATTAGTTTGAGACCTGGCAGTTTATAGTGGTAACAAGGCGCAATCATGCTTGGGAGAAAATGATAGCTCGGCCCAATCATCGACGATAGGATTGGGAAATGCTGCAGCCGAGTGTGATCCAGCAGCAAAGGTGTACATCGTAGCAGCTTTGGTATGTCCCAGCTTATACGTCACATATTTATCTCCCGTATTCTTAATGCTGAATTTCTTGCGGCCAGAGAAGTGATCTGTGTCGTTGAACGAGATCTGACTCACACTGAGCACCGTGGTAGCATGTGCAGCATCGTGAGCCTGAATGAGCCCTGAACCTTGCTGTGCAACAGGCGCCAGTATGTCATGAGCAGTGGTACCATCAAACCACGGGTTAGGCTTGGAGGTGGAAGATATGACGCTCCGCAGCTCAAATGGATCACGAGATCCCCGGGCCTGTGCGACAAGTGCAAATATGGCGGCTGCTAGTGGTGTAGCCATAGAGGTCCCAGACATGACGGCATACTCTCCCATGTTCATCGGGTACGTCGAAAGAATGTTCCCGCCTGGTGCTGTGAACTGAGGCTTTGACTCAACCTCCCAAGTCGGTCCCCAGGAGCTTGAAAGGCTGGTGAGACCCCCTGATTCCAGGTTTTCCAATGGCTCATAGTGATGGCCAGCCACGCTGGGATCAGTAATGTCGATGGTGATAGTTGATCCTTGGTTGAGGAGAGATATCCATTCTGCAGCTTGACCCGGTGTCACAACCCCAAcaccttcaaggccatctgAGTAGGggaggatggcttcaaaAGATCTGTGGAAGTGTTATTCCACCATACATGTTTTAAGCCAACAGTAAAAATGAACATACGAGTTAGTCTGGCTGTAGAATATCATGTACTTGCCCCCCTTGTCAGCCACGTTGCCACCCTGCTGCCAGGAGCCGCACTCCGAGCTATCGGCGACACGGACAAGGACGATCCTCGAAGACAGGTCGGGCGTATCTTCCGACAAAGACGAGCAGGCGTCATTTTTCGAAGTCGTATCACTGCTCACAGCCCACAACGGCAGTGTTAGATTATCTTTGAAACCAGGACCTCCGTTGAGGAACCCAAAGGAGCGGATATCTTTATCCACCGTGTAAGACGCAGCAGTGAGAAGCAGAGGATTAATCGTGTTTTGAACCGAACCGACGGCATTCACATTAACCCCTGTAGCTGGAGAAGCGGTCAAAAACAGACCCGATGAGCCACCGTTCCCTGGAGCCACCATGACTGACACGCCCTCCGCAGCAATGCGGGAAGCCGCTATTCCCCAGGGATCATTAGCCCAACCCGTGTAGTACCCGGCAGAATATGAGATGATGTCACTCCCATCTTCAAAGGCGGCGTTGAAAGCGTCGAGCATGATATCGTTGGTTGATAGCCCTGTGCAACCCCAGACTCGGTACATGCCAAGAGTAACATCTGGGGCAGCGCCGGTAAAATTCAGTTCGTTGGATTGAGCCGCGATGATGCCTGCGACATGAGTCCCATGGCCGACGCAGTTGTCATACGGATCGTCGTCAGGTTCCGGCTTTTCCGGCGGCAAGTAGTAGTCACCGACAAGATCCCGGCCATAGGCTACCAAACACCCCTTGCCAAAGCAGCCGCCGAGGGCTGGATGCGTGTAGTCGACGCCGCTGTCAACAACGGCAATGCGAATGCCCTTGCCGGTGAAACCCTCAGCCCTGAGCTTGTCGACCTGGGTCATCACGTGAGGTGTGAAGACATCTTTCTCGGTATCCCGACGTGTCCTCGAGCCGGATGAGGCGGAGGCTGTTGCATTCTTTTCAGTCATGACTGGGTTGGGCGCTGGcatcttgatgaccttgacagGCCATATGCTCTTGACTTCTGGCCTCGCGGCGATCTGGTCGGCAATTTCCCCGCTCTCATCACCGGTGGCATTGTCGAGTCGAAACGAGGCACCGTGGAAGAGTCGATAGTTGAATGTTTTGCGCGGCTCAACTTTGATGCCTAGATCCTCGTAGAAGCTGTCTCCGGGATCTTTGTTGTCCTCCCACTCGATGATGAAGGCGCCCGGGATAACATCGGCTTCTTATTCCAGCGACGGAGCTTGATCATTTGCTCGGGATGATGCGTTGGCAAGGGCTGCGGGAAACAGGCCTAGAAGCGTAGCCAGGGTCCAAGTTGCGATCACATCCCTCTTCATACTGGGCAAGGAAAACGATTCTTCAACTAAGCGTCTCTTTTTCCTAGATGAAAGAAAAGATAGAGCGATGAGGACTACCCGGGTGGTTCAGCAAACGGTATTAAATGGCGAGCATCACGCCATGGAGATTATCTATGCCCCAACTTGCCAAGGCTCGTATCCTCCAACTTAGTCAAGGACCTCTAGGACATGATGCTTGTATATCACATCCACAGTTACATTGCGACAAATGACCTTCCTTTTTGGGTTCTATACGGAGCACTATGTTACACTGGAGCTAGTCTCGGCTTCGCAATGAGTCCGAATCCGAGTACATGAAACCTCAGAACTGGATACCACCAATTACATTGCTCGATATATATATTCAAGGATAAGAAGGTGATAAGTCCTATCAGTAACAGATGTGTGCCGCTGGTTGCCAAGAAAGTATCCACTGAGACCACTACAAGTGTTCACTATCTAAAGTGTAGGTGCTTAACATGATACAACCGAATTCTTAGGTATAGATTTATTTTATCTAAGTATCTTTAAGCCATCTACCCCCGATCAACCAATCAATATTCCTAGTACTCCGCTTCCATATGAAAACATTTCAAAGAAGGGAGAAATAGTTCGATAAGGTCTTCAGACTTGCACCACTAATGGCGTATGTGATATACACTCTAAAATCACATCAAGCCTTGACAACCGAGActtgctgaggctgagaagcaaTCATCTTGGGGATAACCAGCCACACGATGCCCATAGTGTCATACGAAGGCTTCTCGAGAGAAACCATCAAAATGGTGACCTGGACAAtggcgaggacgaagagCGAAATATCAAAGCGCCTCCGGTTCTATCCAAAGTCAACAGCTTGCACGCAAATCGAATTATTTTTTGAGCGTACCATGTAGGTTCCAAGAAAAGGTACTTTCCGTTGACCTTTAACTTTTGAAATGCTTGATAGCGCCAAGCCAGCCAAGGAAAAATCAGCCAAGCCGGACACCACATCCCAGATAATCAAAAGAGCAGATGAGCTTCTCAGATGGTAAAATATCCTCAATATTGTCATTAGGGTGCGGACAGCAAGGATGGTCCACATAGACAGTCGACGCTGCAa is a window from the Fusarium keratoplasticum isolate Fu6.1 chromosome 5, whole genome shotgun sequence genome containing:
- a CDS encoding CFEM domain-containing protein, which encodes MSNYLQVWFIQPCLVKGLENGNCTLTAISECMCTNITVQAELSECVQISCPFKDQAVASVLSNQICVGYPIESRAQQVKAAAIACAAVAFPIVILRCVARLMVTKRLWWDDWTALVATVFLIALLVLQTQSTDLGFGLHFWNVDVANAKTIFQIFYATQILYILIQVSAKASLLAFYSRVFTSRTFRIAVWSAAAFLIGHGLIFLGLVIFQCTPIASVWNRNLKSKCLNLTAIGYAGAVFSIVEDIAILILPIPELLKLQLGGRKKAALLFMFSIGSFACVTSMVRLKYLVSFASTLDATWDNVYVVIWSMIELSCALICASLPALRPLIQMLPGVLSTARGSSVKHTTDTSRRNVNTHPSVSARIEDLRRTKGEMSNHGKMGDAYLDIEPSSRGGSYELQTVASERRMV